ttcgatcgtggccctcgatttttgggctcgattctgaCGGAAAAtttttccaacagaaggaaattgcagcagctgttctagttcaattattttgatccgttaaccatccgaaactcacccgaggccctcgggacctcaactaattataccaaaaagtcctaaaatatcatacgaacttagtcgaatcctcaaatcacctcaaataatgctaaaaccatgaattataccccaattcaagcctaatgaactttgaaatttttaatttctacaaacaaccccggaacctatcaaatcacgtccgattgacctcaaattttgcacacaagtcctaaatgatataacagaggtatttcaattttcaaaatcgaattccgaccccgatatcaaaaactcaactccccggtcaaacttctcaaaaattaaactttcggcatttcaagcctaattcctctacggacctccaaataatattttggactcgctcctaatcccaaaatcaccatacagagttattggaattatcaaaattcaaatctgaagtcgtttacacataggtccatatccggtccacttttctaactcaattttttaattatgagactaagtatctcatttcactccgagttccttccggactcgaaccaactaacccgatataacataatatagctgaataatacaaaaagaagtaggaatggggaaaacgggattataactctcaaaacgaccggtcgggtcgttacacctataTACATAGGTAGGAAGAAGATATCACTGTTCACAGATTTGGCCACTAAAATCCTAAACAAAGTCAGTGGATGGCAAAGCAGATTTTTGTCATCAGGCGGGAAAGCAATAATTATTAAGCACATTTTACAATCATAGACCCTACACTTATTTGCAACCTTGACACCTCCCAAGACAGTGATCAATCAGGTAGAGATGTATTTCTCCAATTATTTATGgggaaagaaagaaggaaaaaatagcTATCATTGGTGCTCTTGGAAAAATATGTGCCTTCCGTGTGAAGAGGGTGGAATGGGTTTTAAAAGCCTAAAAGATATATGTCATGCATTTTCACCAAAAAGATGGTGGAGATTGAGAAACTAAGACAACTTATGGAGTAAATTTATGCTCCATAAGTATTGTCCTAGATCCAATGCCCTATCGAAAATTGGAGTCCCCATGGACTCAAATTACTGGAGAGAGCTAATGCACATCAGAGATAAGGTAGAACCAAATATTTTTTGGAAGGTCAGTGACGGAAATCTGCTTTTCTGGTGGGACAATTGGACCCCAATTGGCCCTATTGCCAATTTTTATTACGGAAATGGCAAACCTGGGAACACGAAAGTCAACAAATTCATAGAGGGAAACACATGGAACGTTGAAGCTTTGCAGGAGGTTGTGCCAAATCATGTGGTTCAAAAATTACTTACAGTGCACATTGGCAACAGAGTGATCAAAGATCAAGGCATCTGGAGTTTAACAACAAATAGCAACTTCTCCTGCTCAGTAGCTTTCCAGTACTTGAGAAGGAGGAACGCAGAGTCTCCTGACTTGGCCAATGTATGGGTAAAGCAGGTTCCTTTCAAGATGTCGTTAATTGCATGGAGAATGATTAAGAAAAGACTTCCGCTTGATGACATAATTCAAAGGTTCAAACTAAATATTGTGTCTAGGTGCACATGCTGTAGGGATCCAACAACATAAACATTGGAGCATATATTTTCTAGAGGTGAAATAACACGCATAATATGGGATAAGTTTTCTAGTCCACTGGGTATCATCACAGATTATAGGAGCATTGCTCACATTTTAAACTAGTGGTGGAGTATGAAGCCCAACAATGTCGTCCATAAGTTTATTTTGCGCATCACGCCGATTATTGTCTGTTGGGAGTTATGAAAAGCCAGGTGTGGAAAGAAATATGGACAGAGGAACACTTCTGTAGCAAGAATCTGTCATCAAGTTCTATGGGAGGTTAAATTTGCAATAGGAAGGAAATTCACTAAACTGGAGAATAATTGGGATTGGAGAAAAGTTTGACACGTTGCTGAAAACTACAGACCAAAACTTAGAAGCTTAATGATTATGTGGACCAGACCTGGGACCAATAAATGGAAGATCAACACTGATGGTAGAGTCTTGGCAAATCTAGGCTTGGCAGGGACTGGTGGAATTGTTAGAAATAGAATTGGGAAAATGAGAATGGCATTCTCCAATCCTCTCCAATTCTCTACTAACAACTCACCGGAAGTATTTGCAACCCTCTTCAGAGTTAAATGGTGTTGTAATCAGAATATTGAAGGTCTAATTTTAGAATTGGACTCACAACTAGTCGTGCAAATGATCAATGGCAGTTGTACAATTCCATGGAGACTGCAGGAACCAGTTAAAAGTATCAAAAAATTGGTCAGGTTGAGAGGAATTCATATCTAACACTGTTATAGAGAAGGAAATGAGGTGGCAGATGCACTTGCTAAACACGCCACCACCTTGCAGACAAACACACTATTTTTGGAAGAAGCTCAACTACCACCAACAACGAGAGAAGCACTAAGA
This sequence is a window from Nicotiana tomentosiformis chromosome 5, ASM39032v3, whole genome shotgun sequence. Protein-coding genes within it:
- the LOC138892850 gene encoding uncharacterized protein; this translates as MDSNYWRELMHIRDKVEPNIFWKVSDGNLLFWWDNWTPIGPIANFYYGNGKPGNTKVNKFIEGNTWNVEALQEVVPNHVVQKLLTVHIGNRVIKDQGIWSLTTNSNFSCSVAFQYLRRRNAESPDLANVWVKQVPFKMSLIAWRMIKKRLPLDDIIQRFKLNIVSRCTCCRDPTT